From the genome of Azospirillum sp. TSA2s, one region includes:
- a CDS encoding LysR family transcriptional regulator — MSADLSAVGSDRIALLETFVRIVESGSLSAAAAQMGSTQPTVSRRLQQLERLLGIRLLQRSTHRMNLTEDGTRCYERAKDLLAGWQMLESDVRGADDQPTGHLRIVAPHAFGQQQLIGPVADYLRRYPRMTVEWFLHDRMPDFIGEGIDCAIRVGEVADPSVVALRLAEVPRIVVASPDLLGDRPLPRHPDELAELPWLALRTFYRDEVELTHAGTGETARFPIRPRLSTDGLQAIRNAAILGLGAAIGSQWALVDDLAARRLVQLAPDWRAATLPVSLVYPPSRHQPARLRRFIEVMRIAVPLAFRAVQAP; from the coding sequence ATGAGCGCTGATCTTTCCGCGGTCGGCAGCGACCGCATCGCCCTGCTTGAGACCTTCGTCCGCATCGTCGAGTCCGGCAGCCTGTCGGCCGCCGCGGCGCAGATGGGCAGCACCCAGCCGACGGTCAGCCGACGGCTGCAACAGCTGGAGCGGCTGCTGGGCATCCGGCTGCTGCAACGCTCCACCCACCGCATGAACCTGACCGAAGACGGAACCCGCTGCTACGAGCGGGCCAAGGATCTGCTGGCGGGCTGGCAGATGCTGGAAAGCGACGTGCGCGGCGCCGACGACCAGCCCACAGGCCATCTGCGGATCGTTGCGCCGCACGCCTTCGGGCAGCAGCAGTTGATCGGGCCGGTGGCCGATTACCTGCGCCGTTACCCGCGGATGACGGTGGAGTGGTTCCTGCACGACCGCATGCCGGACTTCATCGGCGAGGGCATCGACTGCGCCATCCGCGTCGGCGAGGTGGCCGACCCGTCGGTCGTCGCCCTGCGGCTGGCGGAGGTGCCGCGGATCGTCGTCGCCTCCCCCGACCTGCTCGGCGACCGGCCGTTGCCGCGGCATCCGGACGAGCTGGCGGAGCTGCCTTGGCTGGCTCTGCGCACCTTCTACCGGGACGAGGTGGAGCTGACCCATGCCGGAACCGGCGAGACGGCCCGCTTCCCCATCCGACCGCGCCTGTCCACCGACGGGTTGCAGGCGATCCGCAACGCGGCGATTCTCGGGCTGGGCGCCGCCATCGGCTCGCAATGGGCGCTGGTGGACGATCTGGCGGCGCGGCGGCTGGTGCAACTGGCGCCGGACTGGCGGGCGGCAACCCTGCCCGTCAGTCTGGTCTATCCGCCGTCCCGCCACCAGCCGGCCCGCCTGCGCCGTTTCATCGAGGTGATGCGCATCGCCGTGCCTCTCGCCTTCCGCGCGGTCCAGGCTCCCTAG
- a CDS encoding MFS transporter, which yields MPLVSARDSGMSRPLVFLLAAGAGLAAASLYYSQPMLGVLGADIGAADRTVGWVPTLTQLGYAFGILLLAPLGDRFDRRRIILAKVAVLVAALLAAGFAPSIGGLLAASLVMGLSATLAQDIVPAAATLAPAEHRGRVVGTVMTGLLLGILLSRVVSGVIAEQFGWRAVFVAAAGSIALLGAALWRGLPRFTPTTDLGYGELLGSLVTLWGNHPGLRRAAIAQGLLSLGFSAFWSTLAVMLHGAPFHLGAAAAGAFGLAGAAGALVAPVAGRIADRRGPAMMTRLGAGLAVVSFAAMTLSPLLPEGARLWLLVASAIGFDLGVQASLIAHQTIVYGIDPAARSRLNAVLMVGMFIGMAAGATLGSQALAAWGWNGVVAVATAASAAALALRLFTKSDR from the coding sequence ATGCCCCTGGTGTCCGCGCGCGACAGCGGAATGAGCCGGCCGCTGGTGTTCCTGCTGGCGGCGGGCGCCGGTCTGGCGGCGGCGTCGCTCTATTACAGCCAGCCCATGCTGGGCGTTCTCGGCGCCGACATCGGCGCGGCGGACCGGACGGTCGGCTGGGTGCCGACGCTGACGCAGCTGGGATACGCCTTCGGCATCCTGCTGCTGGCGCCGCTGGGCGACCGCTTCGACCGCCGCCGCATCATCCTGGCGAAGGTGGCGGTCCTGGTCGCGGCGCTGCTGGCGGCGGGCTTCGCGCCGTCCATCGGCGGGCTGCTGGCGGCCAGCCTGGTGATGGGCCTGTCGGCGACGCTGGCGCAGGACATCGTGCCCGCCGCCGCGACGCTGGCGCCGGCCGAACATCGCGGACGGGTGGTCGGCACGGTGATGACCGGGCTGCTGCTGGGCATCCTGCTGTCGCGGGTGGTCAGCGGCGTCATCGCCGAGCAGTTCGGCTGGCGCGCCGTGTTCGTCGCCGCCGCCGGCAGCATCGCCCTGCTGGGGGCCGCCCTGTGGCGCGGGCTGCCGCGCTTCACGCCGACGACCGATCTGGGATATGGCGAACTGCTGGGGTCGCTGGTCACCCTGTGGGGCAATCATCCGGGCCTGCGCCGGGCGGCCATCGCGCAGGGCCTGCTGTCGCTGGGCTTCAGCGCCTTCTGGTCGACGCTGGCGGTGATGCTGCATGGCGCGCCGTTCCATCTGGGTGCCGCCGCCGCGGGTGCCTTCGGTCTGGCCGGCGCGGCGGGTGCGCTGGTGGCGCCGGTCGCCGGCCGCATCGCCGACCGCCGCGGCCCGGCCATGATGACCCGGCTGGGCGCCGGTCTGGCCGTGGTTTCCTTTGCCGCCATGACCCTGTCGCCGCTGCTGCCCGAGGGTGCCCGCCTGTGGCTGCTGGTGGCGAGCGCCATCGGCTTCGACCTGGGCGTCCAGGCTTCACTGATCGCCCACCAGACCATCGTCTACGGCATCGACCCGGCCGCCCGCAGCCGCCTGAACGCGGTGCTGATGGTCGGCATGTTCATCGGCATGGCCGCCGGCGCCACCTTGGGCAGTCAGGCGCTGGCCGCCTGGGGCTGGAACGGCGTGGTCGCCGTCGCCACCGCCGCCTCGGCCGCCGCGCTGGCCCTGCGGCTCTTCACCAAATCGGACCGCTGA
- a CDS encoding class I SAM-dependent methyltransferase, translating into MAEIDKAFAGAIPALYDRYLGPLIFEPYARDLAARLAGMEGRILETAAGTGIVTRALVQTLPSGIDIVATDLNQPMLDHAAQKLDAPQVTWRQANALSLPFENAGFDAVVCQFGAMFFPDKPAGFAEARRVLKPGGRFLFSVWDRIEENEITAVVDAAVAAAFPDDPPRFVARTPHGYYDKEQIREELRGVGFADIRIETVTLRGRAASPADPAIGFCKGTPLRLEIEARDAGRLDEVMDLAAEAVARHFGDGPIDGKIQAHVITAIA; encoded by the coding sequence ATGGCCGAGATCGACAAGGCATTCGCGGGGGCGATCCCGGCGCTCTATGACCGCTATCTCGGCCCCCTCATCTTCGAGCCCTATGCGCGCGATCTGGCCGCCCGGCTTGCGGGAATGGAAGGTCGGATTCTGGAAACCGCGGCCGGAACCGGGATCGTGACGCGCGCCCTGGTCCAGACCCTTCCGTCCGGCATCGACATCGTCGCCACCGACCTCAACCAGCCGATGCTCGACCACGCGGCGCAAAAGCTCGACGCGCCGCAGGTGACGTGGCGGCAGGCCAACGCGCTGAGCCTGCCGTTCGAGAATGCCGGCTTCGATGCGGTCGTCTGCCAGTTCGGCGCGATGTTCTTCCCGGACAAGCCGGCGGGTTTCGCCGAAGCGCGCCGGGTGCTGAAGCCGGGCGGCCGCTTCCTGTTCAGCGTGTGGGACCGCATCGAGGAGAACGAGATCACTGCGGTCGTGGATGCCGCCGTCGCGGCTGCCTTCCCGGACGACCCGCCCCGCTTCGTCGCGCGCACGCCCCACGGCTATTACGACAAGGAGCAGATCCGCGAAGAGCTTCGCGGGGTGGGATTCGCCGATATCCGGATCGAGACCGTCACCCTCCGCGGCCGGGCTGCCTCGCCCGCCGATCCCGCCATCGGATTCTGCAAGGGAACGCCCCTGCGCCTTGAGATCGAGGCGCGGGATGCCGGCCGTCTCGACGAAGTGATGGACCTCGCCGCCGAGGCCGTCGCCCGGCATTTCGGCGACGGCCCGATCGACGGCAAGATCCAGGCGCATGTGATAACGGCTATTGCCTGA
- a CDS encoding ABC transporter ATP-binding protein gives MLKVEGLKVRYGHREAVHNVSLTVEEGELVTLVGSNGAGKTTTLKAISALLRPSGGTITFDGERIDRLAPHQVIERGLVHVPEGRQLFPEMTVLEHLELGALRGRPGSMGFAERLRWVYELFPILAERRTQKAGTMSGGQQQLVAFGRGLMANPKCLMLDEPTLGLAPIIVDTLADTIKNLHGAGITILLVEQRVDLALRLADRAYVLETGRVVMEDSAKTLLADPRIKTAYLGL, from the coding sequence ATGCTTAAGGTCGAAGGTCTGAAGGTCCGCTATGGCCACCGCGAGGCGGTCCACAACGTCTCCCTGACCGTCGAGGAAGGGGAACTGGTCACCCTGGTCGGTTCCAACGGCGCCGGCAAGACGACGACGCTGAAGGCGATCTCCGCCCTGCTGCGGCCGAGCGGCGGGACGATCACCTTCGACGGCGAGCGCATCGACCGGCTGGCACCGCATCAGGTGATCGAACGCGGGCTGGTGCATGTGCCGGAAGGCCGCCAGCTTTTCCCCGAAATGACGGTGCTGGAGCATCTGGAGCTGGGCGCTCTGCGCGGCCGGCCGGGCAGCATGGGCTTCGCCGAGCGGCTGCGCTGGGTTTACGAGCTGTTCCCCATCCTGGCCGAACGCCGCACCCAGAAGGCCGGCACGATGAGCGGCGGGCAGCAGCAGCTTGTTGCCTTCGGCCGCGGCCTGATGGCCAATCCGAAATGCCTGATGCTGGACGAGCCGACGCTGGGGCTGGCCCCGATCATCGTCGACACGCTGGCCGACACCATCAAGAACCTGCACGGCGCCGGCATCACCATCCTGCTGGTCGAACAGCGGGTGGATCTGGCGCTGCGTCTGGCCGACCGCGCCTATGTGCTGGAGACCGGGCGGGTGGTGATGGAGGATTCGGCCAAGACCCTGCTGGCCGACCCGCGCATCAAGACCGCCTACCTCGGGCTGTGA
- the ilvA gene encoding threonine ammonia-lyase, biosynthetic: MVAATCSGRPMFMHEYVRKILTARVYDVAIESPLDPMPRLSQRLNNIALLKREDLQPVFSFKLRGAYNKMVGLSPEARERGVVCASAGNHAQGVALSAQKLGIKAVIVMPRTTPAIKVQAVKSRGGKVVLHGDVFDDAYLHARQIEAEKGLTFIHPYDDPDVIAGQGTVGMEILRQHPHPLDAIFVQIGGGGLAAGVAAYVKFLRPDVKVIGVEPDDAASMGAAIAAGKRVQLDQVGLFADGVAVRQVGSETFRLCSELLDEVITVNTDEICAAVKDIFEDTRAITEPSGAVGLAGLKKYAEREGLQGKGLVAIGSGANMNFDRLRHIAERAEIGERREALLAVTIPERPGAYRQFIQALGKRSITEFNYRYADDREAQIFVGVQLTEGDAEKRQIIELLRGLDCPVLDMSDNEMAKLHVRYMVGGRVRGLKDELLYRFQFPERPGALLKFLNGLAQDWNISLFHYRNHGADYGRVLAGIQVPEKDRTRFRRCLDDLGYPYWDESGNPAYRLFLAEPRSD; this comes from the coding sequence ATGGTCGCCGCGACCTGTTCAGGAAGGCCGATGTTCATGCACGAGTATGTCCGCAAGATCCTCACCGCGCGCGTCTACGACGTCGCCATCGAAAGCCCGCTCGATCCGATGCCGCGGCTGTCGCAGCGCCTGAACAACATCGCGCTGCTGAAGCGCGAGGATTTGCAGCCCGTCTTCTCCTTCAAGCTGCGCGGCGCCTACAACAAGATGGTCGGCCTGTCGCCGGAGGCGCGGGAGCGCGGGGTGGTCTGCGCGTCGGCCGGCAACCATGCGCAGGGCGTTGCGCTGTCGGCGCAGAAGCTGGGGATCAAGGCGGTGATCGTCATGCCGCGGACGACGCCGGCCATCAAGGTCCAGGCGGTCAAGAGCCGCGGCGGCAAGGTCGTGCTGCATGGCGACGTCTTCGACGACGCCTATCTCCATGCCCGGCAGATCGAGGCGGAGAAGGGTCTGACCTTCATCCACCCCTATGACGACCCCGACGTGATCGCCGGCCAGGGCACCGTCGGCATGGAGATCCTGCGCCAGCACCCGCACCCGCTGGACGCCATCTTCGTGCAGATCGGCGGCGGCGGGCTGGCCGCCGGCGTGGCCGCCTACGTCAAGTTCCTGCGTCCCGACGTGAAGGTGATCGGCGTGGAGCCCGACGACGCGGCCAGCATGGGCGCGGCCATCGCGGCGGGAAAGCGCGTGCAGCTCGATCAGGTCGGGCTGTTCGCCGACGGCGTTGCGGTTCGTCAGGTCGGATCCGAGACCTTCCGGCTGTGCAGCGAGCTGCTGGACGAGGTCATCACCGTCAACACCGACGAGATCTGCGCCGCCGTCAAGGACATCTTCGAAGACACCCGCGCCATCACCGAACCGTCGGGCGCGGTCGGTCTGGCCGGCCTCAAGAAATACGCGGAGCGCGAAGGGCTGCAGGGCAAGGGTCTGGTGGCGATCGGCAGCGGCGCCAACATGAACTTCGACCGGCTGCGCCACATCGCCGAACGGGCGGAGATCGGCGAACGGCGCGAGGCGCTGCTGGCGGTCACCATCCCGGAACGCCCCGGCGCCTACCGGCAGTTCATCCAGGCGCTGGGCAAGCGGTCGATCACCGAGTTCAACTATCGCTATGCCGACGACCGCGAGGCGCAGATCTTCGTCGGCGTCCAGCTGACCGAGGGCGACGCGGAAAAGCGCCAGATCATCGAGTTGCTGCGTGGCCTGGACTGCCCGGTGCTGGACATGAGCGACAACGAGATGGCGAAGCTCCATGTCCGCTACATGGTCGGCGGCCGGGTGCGCGGGCTGAAGGACGAGTTGCTCTACCGCTTCCAGTTCCCGGAACGGCCGGGCGCCCTGCTGAAGTTCCTGAATGGCTTGGCGCAGGACTGGAACATCTCGCTCTTCCACTACCGCAACCATGGCGCCGATTACGGGCGGGTTCTGGCCGGGATCCAGGTGCCGGAAAAGGACCGCACGCGGTTCCGGCGCTGCCTAGACGATCTCGGATACCCCTACTGGGACGAGAGCGGCAACCCGGCCTATCGGCTGTTCCTGGCAGAACCCCGGTCGGACTGA
- a CDS encoding FAD-binding oxidoreductase has translation MSGMEVVERARTILGSAHVLDDPADTAPFLADWRGRYRGAALAVVRPADAAQVAAIVRLCGETGTPLVPQGGNTGVVGGAIPDNTGRSLVLCLSRLNRIRGVDPIGDSLTVEAGCTLAAVQAAAEEAGRLFPMSLGSEGSCQIGGTIATNAGGTAVLRYGPMRDLVLGLEVVLPDGTLWNGLRALRKDNTGYALKHLFIGAEGTLGIVTAATLKLFPRPQSVATGFIALPSLESALQVFARLRGTLGDRVTTAEVLSESQLAAVLAHVPGTVRPLTTIMPWFLLVEITDPLSGLELAERLEELLATGLEDGSIADAAVARSHAQAEAMWKLRHSVSEANRKSGIVIGHDTAVPVARIPDFVTRATAAIAAVRPDARVVAVGHIGDGNIHLVAILPESLRASAEPLDRIAHAVSAAVHREAIELGGTISAEHGIGQSMRDALAAFKGPAEMALMQGIKRLFDPQGLMNPGKVVAADPRRGVRQ, from the coding sequence ATGTCAGGCATGGAGGTGGTGGAGCGGGCGCGGACGATCCTCGGGTCGGCGCATGTGCTGGACGATCCGGCGGACACGGCGCCCTTCCTGGCGGACTGGCGCGGACGCTACCGTGGCGCCGCGCTGGCGGTGGTCCGCCCGGCCGATGCGGCACAGGTGGCGGCCATCGTCCGGCTGTGCGGCGAGACGGGCACGCCGCTGGTGCCGCAGGGTGGCAACACCGGCGTGGTCGGCGGCGCCATTCCCGATAACACCGGCCGCAGCCTCGTGTTGTGCCTGTCGCGCCTCAACCGCATCCGCGGGGTCGATCCGATCGGCGACAGCCTGACGGTGGAGGCCGGCTGCACCCTGGCCGCCGTCCAGGCCGCCGCCGAGGAGGCCGGCCGGCTGTTCCCGATGAGCCTGGGCAGCGAGGGCAGCTGCCAGATCGGCGGCACCATCGCGACAAACGCCGGCGGCACCGCCGTCCTGCGCTATGGCCCGATGCGCGACCTCGTGCTGGGGCTGGAGGTGGTTCTGCCCGACGGCACGCTGTGGAACGGGCTGCGCGCCCTGCGCAAGGACAACACCGGCTATGCCCTGAAACACCTGTTCATCGGGGCGGAGGGAACGCTGGGCATTGTCACCGCGGCGACGCTGAAGCTGTTTCCGCGCCCGCAGAGCGTCGCCACCGGCTTCATCGCCCTGCCGTCTCTGGAGTCGGCCTTGCAGGTCTTCGCCCGGCTGCGCGGCACGCTGGGCGATCGGGTAACCACGGCGGAAGTCCTGTCGGAGTCACAATTGGCCGCGGTGCTTGCCCATGTGCCCGGCACCGTCCGGCCGCTCACCACAATCATGCCGTGGTTTCTGCTGGTCGAGATCACCGACCCGTTGTCCGGCCTGGAGCTTGCCGAAAGGCTCGAAGAGCTGCTGGCGACCGGGCTGGAGGACGGCAGCATCGCCGACGCCGCCGTGGCCCGCAGCCATGCCCAGGCCGAGGCGATGTGGAAGCTGCGCCACAGCGTGTCGGAGGCCAATCGCAAGAGCGGCATCGTCATCGGCCACGACACCGCGGTGCCGGTCGCCCGCATCCCCGACTTCGTCACCCGCGCCACCGCGGCCATCGCGGCGGTACGGCCGGACGCCCGCGTCGTGGCGGTGGGCCATATCGGCGACGGCAACATCCATCTGGTGGCCATCCTGCCGGAAAGCCTCCGGGCATCGGCCGAACCGCTGGACCGCATCGCCCACGCGGTCAGCGCCGCGGTCCACCGCGAAGCCATCGAACTCGGCGGCACCATCAGCGCCGAGCATGGCATCGGCCAGAGCATGCGTGACGCGCTCGCCGCCTTCAAGGGACCGGCGGAGATGGCGCTGATGCAGGGCATCAAGCGCCTGTTCGATCCGCAAGGACTGATGAATCCGGGCAAGGTGGTGGCGGCCGACCCGCGCCGAGGGGTCAGGCAATAG